Proteins encoded in a region of the Anopheles aquasalis chromosome 2, idAnoAquaMG_Q_19, whole genome shotgun sequence genome:
- the LOC126571218 gene encoding protein split ends-like — translation MNRNSKTNLAGAQSYVPDGNCVPNMATVHQIQYQGHHPHTSSHCCQQQAQQQPMAIAPNQLQTLQCQPHHPGYVSLNTSAPTMHPRYMLQQQQLQQSSIQQNKLPNGQAVAAGYLQPMECNGPVCFPSGFPVQQVQQSSPEHYQQQRAPRMMPCNGLDHQCNGMAGGMRRNLQQTQQQQQSVWKQHARQLHPAPQQQQVASEHQTSAGQYFLDPNCTVPVMPQSVPPSATPCSNPACKKCKPSK, via the exons ATGAATCGAAATTCTAAAACCAATTTGGCTGGCGCACAATCGTACG TCCCTGATGGTAATTGTGTTCCCAACATGGCCACAGTACACCAGATACAGTATCAAGGGCATCATCCGCATACTTCGTCGCACTGTTGTCAACAACAggcacaacagcaaccgatggCCATTGCACCAAATCAGCTACAAACGTTGCAGTGTCAACCCCATCATCCAGGATATGTTAGCTTGAACACAAGCGCCCCGACGATGCACCCCCGCTACAtgcttcaacagcaacaactacaGCAATCGTCTATCCAACAAAACAAGTTGCCCAATGGCCAAGCAGTTGCCGCCGGATACTTGCAACCAATGGAATGCAATGGTCCGGTTTGCTTTCCGTCCGGCTTTCCTGTTCAGCAGGTTCAGCAATCGTCGCCGGAGCATTACCAACAGCAGAGAGCACCGAGAATGATGCCCTGCAATGGGTTGGACCATCAGTGCAACGGTATGGCGGGAGGAATGCGTAGAAACTTGCAACagacgcaacaacagcaacagtccgTCTGGAAACAGCACGCACGCCAACTTCATCCAGCaccccaacaacagcaagtgGCCTCGGAACACCAAACATCGGCTGGCCAATACTTTCTCG ATCCAAACTGTACGGTTCCGGTCATGCCACAATCTGTACCCCCATCGGCCACCCCATGCAGTAATCCAGCGTGTAAAAAGTGCAAACCCAGCAAATGA
- the LOC126571217 gene encoding uncharacterized protein LOC126571217, with the protein MSSLSVEKNEYPKASNALVLGAVLSYVAGVFLLMSFCSPYWIVSYPESFSNFKNMGLWEYCFRDFTYPYYQFPKQFNGCHHIFSEEYYVIREYLLPGWLMVVQGFVTISFLFTFGSLIIMACELIRWPLKFVLRYEWLLTSISFAGIASSSFFMFLAVAIFGGNAYRRDWLMYPKFNVFSWSYELAVVSFIILGLASLLLYKESRRSYEMRREAKNLVMQMQMHEPGYNPSHHTSRSLHSGGYI; encoded by the exons ATGTCTTCGTTGAGTGTGGAGAAGAACGAGTACCCGAAAGCGTCCA ACGCTCTGGTGCTCGGCGCTGTACTGTCATACGTTGCAGGCGTCTTCCTGCTGATGAGCTTTTGTTCGCCTTACTGGATCGTGTCCTATCCGGAGTCTTTCAGCAATTTTAAGAACATGGGACTGTGGGAGTACTGCTTCCGGGATTTCACCTATCCGTACTATCAATTCCCCAAGCAGTTCAACGGGTGCCACCACATCTTCAGCGAG GAGTACTACGTCATCAGAGAATATTTGCTACCCGGATGGCTGATGGTGGTACAGGGATTCGTCACAATATCCTTCCTGTTTACATTCGGTTCGCTGATCATTATGGCTTGTGAGCTCATCAGATGGCCATTGAAGTTCGTGCTGCGCTACGAGTGGCTGCTTACCAGCATTTCCTTTGCCGGAATCGCTTCATCCT CCTTCTTCATGTTTCTGGCGGTGGCCATCTTCGGCGGCAATGCATATCGTCGCGATTGGTTGATGTACCCTAAATTCAATGTATTCTCGTGGTCGTACGAGCTGGCCGTTGTGTCTTTCATTATTCTGGGGCTTGCATCACTACTCCTATACAAGGAATCACGCCGATCGTACGAAATGCGCCGTGAGGCCAAGAATTTGgtgatgcagatgcagatgcacGAACCGGGATACAATCCATCGCATCACACCAGTAGAAGTCTGCACAGCGGTGGATACATATAA
- the LOC126571219 gene encoding uncharacterized protein LOC126571219 isoform X2: MKRRSLSGNCGVGVFVIALVTVLVAFATPSWLVSDYRITGAKLDRLGLWTHCFRSLPDVNDDYQRRFFVGCRWVYDPFTTGYDEIRGFLIPPFMVATQFFYTLCAIGVILAMVLVLLYFLCAGPDQKFFVKLIKAISYITLAASVCGSIGVIVFACFGNKDKWMPEHANNWFGWSFILACIGVVACGVTSSLFFAEAHVQARKRRQLKESQTQFQMDSESKA; the protein is encoded by the exons ATGAAGCGACGATCACTGTCCGGTAACTGCGGTGTGGGGGTGTTTGTGATCGCTCTCGTGACGGTGCTAGTCGCATTCGCGACTCCGAGCTGGCTTGTGAGCGATTATCGCATCACCGGGGCAAAGCTGGATCGGCTCGGTCTATGGACACATTGCTTCCGATCACTGCCGGACGTCAACGATGACTACCAGCGCCGGTTCTTCGTCGGTTGTCGCTGGGTCTATGATCCGTTCACCACCGGTTACGACGAGATCCGCGGATTCCTCATACCAC CTTTTATGGTAGCAACGCAGTTCTTTTACACTCTCTGTGCCATTGGTGTCATactggcgatggtgctggtgctgctgtactTCCTATGCGCCGGTCCAGATCAGAAGTTTTTCGTCAAACTCATTAAG gCTATCAGCTACATTACCCTGGCAGCGTCCGTTTGCGGTAGCATAGGAGTGATCGTCTTTGCCTGCTTCGGTAACAAGGATAAGTGGATGCCGGAGCATGCCAACAATTGGTTCGGTTGGTCCTTCATTCTTGCCTGCATCGGTGTCGTCGCGTGTGGCGTAACGTCTTCCCTGTTCTTTGCCGAAGCACACGTGCAGGCCCGAAAACGAAGGCAATTAAAAGAATCGCAAACCCAGTTCCAGATGGATAGTGAATCGAAGGCTTAA
- the LOC126571219 gene encoding uncharacterized protein LOC126571219 isoform X1 gives MQQNSDLLSGRAKTTAVDLATMKRRSLSGNCGVGVFVIALVTVLVAFATPSWLVSDYRITGAKLDRLGLWTHCFRSLPDVNDDYQRRFFVGCRWVYDPFTTGYDEIRGFLIPPFMVATQFFYTLCAIGVILAMVLVLLYFLCAGPDQKFFVKLIKAISYITLAASVCGSIGVIVFACFGNKDKWMPEHANNWFGWSFILACIGVVACGVTSSLFFAEAHVQARKRRQLKESQTQFQMDSESKA, from the exons TGACCTTGCAACGATGAAGCGACGATCACTGTCCGGTAACTGCGGTGTGGGGGTGTTTGTGATCGCTCTCGTGACGGTGCTAGTCGCATTCGCGACTCCGAGCTGGCTTGTGAGCGATTATCGCATCACCGGGGCAAAGCTGGATCGGCTCGGTCTATGGACACATTGCTTCCGATCACTGCCGGACGTCAACGATGACTACCAGCGCCGGTTCTTCGTCGGTTGTCGCTGGGTCTATGATCCGTTCACCACCGGTTACGACGAGATCCGCGGATTCCTCATACCAC CTTTTATGGTAGCAACGCAGTTCTTTTACACTCTCTGTGCCATTGGTGTCATactggcgatggtgctggtgctgctgtactTCCTATGCGCCGGTCCAGATCAGAAGTTTTTCGTCAAACTCATTAAG gCTATCAGCTACATTACCCTGGCAGCGTCCGTTTGCGGTAGCATAGGAGTGATCGTCTTTGCCTGCTTCGGTAACAAGGATAAGTGGATGCCGGAGCATGCCAACAATTGGTTCGGTTGGTCCTTCATTCTTGCCTGCATCGGTGTCGTCGCGTGTGGCGTAACGTCTTCCCTGTTCTTTGCCGAAGCACACGTGCAGGCCCGAAAACGAAGGCAATTAAAAGAATCGCAAACCCAGTTCCAGATGGATAGTGAATCGAAGGCTTAA